The DNA sequence CTTCTGCGGCTTCTACGCCATCGTCATGGCCATGAACCTCAAGTTCGACTACGCCTCCATCGCCATCTTCGTGGCCATGGTGCTGGACAGCCTGGATGGCCGCGTGGCCCGCATGACTAACACCCAAAGCGAATTCGGTGCCCAGTACGACAGCCTGTCCGACATGGTCTCCTTTGGCGCCGCGCCGGCCTTGGTGGTCTATGAGTGGTCGCTGCGCGGCATGGGCAAGCTGGGCTGGCTGGCGGCCTTCGTCTATTGTGCTGGTGGCGCACTGCGCCTGGCCCGCTTCAACACCAACATCGCCGTGATCGACAAGCGCTACTTCCAGGGCTTGCCCAGCCCGGCCGCGGCCGCCCTGGTGGCCGGCTTCGTCTGGCTGATGGACGACCTGCGCTTTGCCGGCACCGACCTGAGCTGGTACGGCTGGGTGATCACCCTGTACGCCGGCATCACCATGGTGACCAACGTGCCGTTCTACAGCTTCAAG is a window from the Herbaspirillum rubrisubalbicans genome containing:
- the pssA gene encoding CDP-diacylglycerol--serine O-phosphatidyltransferase, which translates into the protein MPTFRRRKAKPGIPFPKSLRKPKAAQLDDAGQVVTRRRSRGIYLLPNAFTTAALFCGFYAIVMAMNLKFDYASIAIFVAMVLDSLDGRVARMTNTQSEFGAQYDSLSDMVSFGAAPALVVYEWSLRGMGKLGWLAAFVYCAGGALRLARFNTNIAVIDKRYFQGLPSPAAAALVAGFVWLMDDLRFAGTDLSWYGWVITLYAGITMVTNVPFYSFKDVNFRKPVPFIAALLVVVALVLISSDPSKVLFGLFVLYGLSGYAVYIWRRIKGKPVSIVQTEDEHGDAPH